GAAATAAGTATTGCTATTCTATTCCTCATCAATTCAACTCTTGTTCTATGAACCAACCCAAGATTGGATTTCATGCCATCCTTAAGATCCACCAAGCATGCTgttgaatgattttttttttttgaaaaaaaagtaAATATGTAATCACAAGCAAACTAATTAGGAAACAAAGTTTCACTTCTAAACAATTCACAAGATCTATCAGCCAATTAATCAAACAATCAACACCAAATGCATAAATTCCCATTCCTATCAGCAGAAGCCAAAGCTTTTCCCAGCCCACTCCACGAGCATGACACGACTGGCGACGAATGCCCTTCCAAAATGCTCAAACCGTTGTCCTTTACCCTCGACCATATGTGGACTGATCCATCAGCTGACCCAGCCGCAATGCAGTTCTCGTCGGCGCTGATACACGATCTGCTCCAGTTCGATGCCACTCTGTTCCCGCTGGCTCTGAATGTCCCACACACTTCTAATGTTCTCAGGTCGAATAAATTGTGCAGGTTGTCCCTCCCACTAGTCAGCACCAGGTTACCACTTTGTGATACGCAAACTGATGTGACTGCCTGAGAATGTGCAGCTACTTCACTTATCGTTTTCCCCATCCGGCTGTCCCATATCCGAAGGTTTCCGTCCACATGACCGGAGCAGAAGGTGAGCCCGTCCAAGCTATAGGAAAGTGCGTTGCAGTTGCTCTGGGAGATGATGGTGTTAGTGCAGTAACCTTTCATTAGGTCCCACACTTTGATGGTATGATCATAGGCAGCACTGACTAAATTGCGGTTAGAGACTTTGCTAGCATCGACAGTGCAAACTTTCTCGGTGTGGCCAGTCAGTGTGTGGCGTACCCGACCAGAACTGGCTTCCCACACATAAAGGTTATTTGAACTGCTTGCTGCAATGATGGATCGGTTGTCGTGTGTAACAGCAAGGTCAAGTATTGACCCAAGGCAGCCATGGAGAGTGGATACTAGGGTTCCAGAGTTGCTATCCCAGATCTTAACTGTTCGATCCTGACCACCACTGATCAACTTATCGGAATTGTTTTGAAACAAAATGGCAGCGCACCCACCTTCATGACTCTGGATGGTGTGCTTGCAGTAAGACGGAATTGTTGACTCGACATGATCTACATATCCTGCTTCCCTTTGGCGAACTACTCCGTCGACTTGTTGCTTGGCAAGTTGTTCGATGCTGGACATCTTGAATTGTTGCATCACGTAGTCATACATTGCATTAACCTGTTAACATGATGAGCATTATATGAACTGATGAAGAGACTTTATAGCCTGAGATGTTGAACAAATTCAAACAACTCAAATTTGAAGAAAAATGAATGTGAGACAGATTAAGCAAGGTAGAAAACTCAATGCAAGAAACTTGTTTATGATCAAGAACATACATACAAACAAAAGTAACGTTTTGGAGAATATCAAAAGTGAATAATGAATAATTCAAAAACATTTTTTTGGTTCTCGATTCAACCAATGTTTCATGAGCCTAAGTACATAAACAAACATTTATCTAGCATGATCCATAGGTAGGTAACagacaaaataaaatttctcaagtACCAAAAGAGCCCAAGGAATAACCAATAAACTACCTACTCAGAGGCTTTGTTTGGCCATTGTTGCCAGATTTTAGTCTAGCATAACCccttatacatatatatataatggatTTTAAAGCTGAAGACAATATAAAGAGGAAGTTGGACAATAGCTTATTAACAAATGTTAAAGGATTCAAATATTTCTTCCCAATTGTCCAGTAAGCTGAATACATCTATAAGACATTTATAAAGATCCTAGTGAATGTTTGGAGTATTGCAGTCAAAATGAAGACTAAGTAGAAAACCTTCAGGTATAAACTGGAATAAAGTGCTATATAAGTAATCATACATGAGATAGCAAAAATTCAAGTAAACTTTAACTCATTCGACTAAATATTCTATAAAACACATTAAGATAGGAGAACATTTGGCACATGTATATGCTATGATTAAATACCTCATTCAGCTTTTCTGCAGAATTCATTTTCTCCAGCATCCATCTATCAATTAATTCCTTGTTCTCTGACTCTGTTTTTATCAGCTTTATTCTAATCTCCTCAAGTTGTGCCTTAATTGACTGATTTTCACTAATTAACAAATCCAATGCTTTTGTCTTTTCCTCTAAATCATGACTAAGTTGTAGGTTTTCTTCCctgaaatattaatttatatcagGTTTATTAGAACTTTGGTCAGCTAACAATAGCATTCACTTCAAAGTAGAAGATACTGCAGCACTCAAGCAACCTTGTTTGTGACATCTCAATTTGCAAATTGGTGAGCAATTCTTCTTTCTCTTGAACAAGGGCTTTTGCTTCCCTGCATTCTGCAATTTCAGTGACAAGTTGATCGGACAATCGTGTATGAGCTTTGTAATATTGTTGCAGTTCTAGTTCAAGCTTTTCAGCTTTCTCCTTCCACTCCAAGCCCTGCTTGTGATATTAATCAAAGAATAAATAAAGTAAAACAAAAATAACCTAGAGAAGCTGATTTTTTTTCCACAATCTGCATTACATGGAAGAATTGAGACAATCAAGTAAACATGTCATCATCATATTGAGATGACCAAGTTTATGGTGGGAGGAAACCTTGTCATGTGGTAAGAAAGAGCAAAAAGAGTAATGTTGATATTGATGAACAGCGTACGTTAGCAAACAGTACGTGGAGTTTCATAAAGATTGAAGGTCTTTTATCCCTCTGCATTATTTATATTCTCCCTTCTATTTCCTACCACAATCTAAGAAAGGACAGAAAcccaaataaccttattgaaAATGCACAAATTTCTTACTTCTCTTAGTTTGGGcggtgaaaaatgaaaaattaacctTTAATGAAGAATAGGGAGGATAACAATTAGCATAGATGACTCAAATAGTTTGTGTCTCATTGATCTTGTTTCTTAAAGTGAATTTTTTGTGTTTTCCTTGAGAAACTAGATGCCCTCACATTGAATATCTCCATAATTGTACAGATATATACATACTCAAATTAGCATTTTTTACATGACAACAAAAAATGAGCCATTATGTATAAGTTCATGCGGCAAATTGGCTGCTTGAAAGATTGCAAGGTTATAATTGAAAACAACTGgatgaaaataattaacattatTAGATCTATATTTTAGCAAATGAAAAATATTAACATACTGATAAACCAAGTGGTTTAACCGAGAAATGACAACAGAGCCATATAAATGTGACGGGACCTTTCAGTATGAAATAATAGGAATCAACCAACTAAATGGACAAATTTTGGAAATCAAGGACAAGTATAAGATGCTTGTGTAAACATATCTAGACTGGCATTAGTCACGTTTGAAGCCCAACATAGAAAAATTTGACTTCTTCTATAATGACTTAATGAGGTCTTAAAATCCAACCTCTTTCGTAGTCTATTGATTAGTTTCATCAGGTGTAGTAGTGTAGCTCAGTGATTTAAGAATTAATACTTAGACCATACACAAAGTTAGCAAATGAATAAATTGTACGTTTTATGGTATGAAATTATATATATCCAGAACAGAACAAGTTTGAGAGAAGAAGCATTCAGACTATCTAGCTGCATTAATTTCTAAACCTCAAGACAGCACAAGAATTTCAGATAATCAGCCTATTTTACTTTCTGTACTCACTATTCAGAATAGATTTCTCACTTTCTCACCATAACAACAAAATCAAGTCAGAATTCTATGAATTTTAGCACAATGGCCAAATAAAATCATATATTGTTGATTTTATAATTTGTAaatccttagaaaatttgaacaCTCAAAGCCCAAAGATGAAGAAATAAAGAAAGAATCAGTCTTTTCCCAGGTCCATGATCTAATAATATGGACATACCTGTGCCACGAGGGGTCTGGAGAGTGCATTGATAGCTGGAGCATGGGCGCCTTCCTCAGCCAAGTGCCGTTTACGAAGGGCTTGGATGGCACACCTAATAGCAGCCTTCCCAATCTCCTCTGAATTCCTAGAAAAGCAAGAAAATATGAGGACAATGTTGTAGCATACTGTAGCAAGATAACTATCTCTACTCAGAGGAAACAAGAAAGA
This window of the Zingiber officinale cultivar Zhangliang chromosome 3B, Zo_v1.1, whole genome shotgun sequence genome carries:
- the LOC122055474 gene encoding autophagy-related protein 16-like, which encodes MLRFSDMNSEEIGKAAIRCAIQALRKRHLAEEGAHAPAINALSRPLVAQGLEWKEKAEKLELELQQYYKAHTRLSDQLVTEIAECREAKALVQEKEELLTNLQIEMSQTREENLQLSHDLEEKTKALDLLISENQSIKAQLEEIRIKLIKTESENKELIDRWMLEKMNSAEKLNEVNAMYDYVMQQFKMSSIEQLAKQQVDGVVRQREAGYVDHVESTIPSYCKHTIQSHEGGCAAILFQNNSDKLISGGQDRTVKIWDSNSGTLVSTLHGCLGSILDLAVTHDNRSIIAASSSNNLYVWEASSGRVRHTLTGHTEKVCTVDASKVSNRNLVSAAYDHTIKVWDLMKGYCTNTIISQSNCNALSYSLDGLTFCSGHVDGNLRIWDSRMGKTISEVAAHSQAVTSVCVSQSGNLVLTSGRDNLHNLFDLRTLEVCGTFRASGNRVASNWSRSCISADENCIAAGSADGSVHIWSRVKDNGLSILEGHSSPVVSCSWSGLGKALASADRNGNLCIWC